Within Oncorhynchus keta strain PuntledgeMale-10-30-2019 chromosome 30, Oket_V2, whole genome shotgun sequence, the genomic segment AACTACATGAAGGCTAAACTTAAACTCTAGTCATTATGTTTTGAGCACTGAAATGGACTGCATAACGTTCAACACTTCATTCATATACACTCAAACAGGGTTTAAAAACATGTCTTCATATGCTAGGATGCAAAATGAATATGCCCACATTCAGAAGATCTCTCACAACAAAAATGGATCAAAATTCCAATTCAACTTGAAAAGAATATCTGAAATGATCCCTGATCATAATCCATATAACCTGAAGCCTCTTTCTCTATTGTGTGAAGTTGAAGGCATTGTAACAGTTGGGGGGTAAGTAAGGAGGTGGGGGGGCGATGCACAGCAACCATCACATCTACATGGGGCCTTGTGATGAGTGTGATTTCTAGTAATcgccgtcccaaatggcaccctattccctaccatactgtagtgcactaattttgaccaggggcccatacactgtgaagggaataggatgccatttgggacaggccgTCATGGATGGTCTTACCTGGTCACTGTGTCCAGGCCACCACACCTGGAGCAGGTTGAACTGGACAGGTAACAAACTAGATGCTTTGGAGCTTTGAgcacatacacactctcacacacacacacacccgcgtgCTGTACTTATGTCACTCATGTACGTACATTACTTTGCGTCACAGGGAACATGGCTTGGGGGAAAATCAGGTACACtattccattgtgtgtgtgtgtgtgtgtgtgtgtgtgtgtgtgtgtgtgtgtgtgtgtgtgtatcacccATATGCATCAATGTaatctgtgtgtgcctgtgtgtgtgtagtgtgtatatatgtgtatgtgtgtgtgcgttaccACCAATGTCACCTTCATGGAACACTAAACATGGAGCATCCTTCAGAATGTAACAGATAAGGTTTGTAGGCAGGGAGggatgttgatgtgtgtgtgtgccgttgGAGCTTCAGAAGGCAACACAATGTTTGCAGGCAGAGATATTGATAAGGTCATCCCTTCCCAAGGTCACTTCCACAGGTATGCGCATTCCATTTCAACCTCTATATATCACACACAACTAAAAACATTCAATATgatctgtttctatgtgtttaagACGGGTTGAAACCAAGCTCTGCTTTCTTTAAGGACACACTGCATAGACTGAAGCAAGAGCCAGTCAGATCAGGAACAGTCAGTGTGTGTTGCGTGTCAGCGTGTGCCATGTGTTTGCCATGTGAGTAAGAACCTCTCctactctccactctcctccttccacctcctctctctcctatttccacctcccctctcattcttccaactccttccctctcctcctctctcctctccttccacctcccccctctctattccttccatgtcctctctctcctccttccacctcctctcaTTCTTCCACCTTCTCTGactcctccttccacctcctctctctctctacctccttccaactcctacctccctccaccctccccctctcctcctatcacctCCTTTCTTATCcttccaccacctcctctctctcctacctcctgtctctcctccttccacctcccCGCAcacctccttccacctcctccctctcttctccttccacctcctccctcactccttgTTCCAcctgctccctttctcctccttccAACTACTCCCTATCTACtgcttccacctcctctctctcctccttccacctcctttctctccaccttccacctcccctctcctccttccgcctcctccctctctactccctccacctcctccctctcttctccttccacctcctcaCTCACTCCTTGTTccacctgctccctctctcctccttccaactactccctatatactccttccacctcctctctctcctccttccacctcccgtctctcctccttctacctcctccctcactccaccttccacctctcctctctcctccttccacctcctctctctcctccttccacctcctctctctcctccttccacctccgTTCTCTCCAccttccacctcccctctctcctccttccacctcctctctctctactccttccacctcctcccctctctactccttccacctcccctctctcctccttccacctcctctctctcctccttccaccgcCCGTCTCTactccttccacctcctctctctccttcttccacctcctccatctctcctccttccacctccttccatattctctctctcctctccttccacgtcctctctctcctcctttcacctCCTCTCATTCTTCCACCTTCTCTGACTCCTccttccacctcttctctctctctacctccttccacctcctccctccctccctccacctcctccccctctcctcctttcacctCCTCTCTTATCCTtccacctcccttctctcctccttccgcttcctccctctctactccctatacctcctccctctcttctccttccacctcctccctcactcactccttGTTCCAcctgctcgctctctcctccttccaactACTCCCTATCTActccttccatctcctctctctcctccttccacctcccctctctcctccttccacctcctctctctcctccttccacctccgTTCTCTCCAccttccacctcccctctctcctccttctacctcccctctctcctccttctacctcctccctctctccaccttccacctcccctctctcctccttccacctcctctctctcctccttccatctcCGTTCTCTCCAccttccacctcccctctctcctccttccgccTCCtcccgtctgctaaatgacttaaatgtaaatgtaactccctccacctcctccctctctactccttccacctcccctctctcctccttcctactcctccctctctcctccttccacctcctgTCTCTActccttccatctcctctctctccttcttccacctccccatctctcctccttccacctcctccttccatattctctctctcctctccttccacctcctctctctccttcttccacctcctccatctctcctcctctcatattctctctctcctctccttccacctcctctcacctccttccacctcctctctctcctccttccacctcctctcaTTCTTCCACCTTCTCTGactcctccttccacctcctctctctctctacctccttccacctcctccctccctccacctcctccccctctcctccttccacctcctccctctcctctccttccacctcctctctctctactccttccacctcctctttcccatccttccacctcctcccacctcctctctctcctacctcctgtctctcctccttccaccacctcctctctctcctacctcctgtctctcctccttccacctcccctcacacctccttccacctcctccctctcttctccttccacctcctccctcactccttgTTCCAcctgctccctttctcctccttccAACTACTCCCTATCTACTGCTtccaactcctctctctcctccttccacctcctttctctccaccttccacctccccctctctcctccttccgcctcctccctctctactccctccacctcctccctctccacctgctctctcttccacctcctcacTTCCACCTCCTTGTTccacctgctcctctctctcctccttccaacgACTCCCTATCTactccttccacctcctctctctcctccttccacctcctctctcctccttccacctcctctctctcctccttccacctccgTTCTCTCCAccttccacctcccctctctcctccttccacctcctctctctccaccttcccacctcccctctctcctccttccgccTCCTCCCTATCTactccttccacctcctctctctcctccttccactcccttctctcctccttctacctcctccctcactccaccttccacctctcctctctcctccttccacctcctctctctcctccttccacctccgTTCTCTCCAccttccacctcccctctctcctccttccgcctcctccctctctacctccctccacctcctccctctctactccttcCACCTCCTCACTCACTCCTTGTtccaccttctccctctcttctccttccacctcctccctcactccttgttccacctgctccctctctcctccttccacctcctccctctctccaccttccacctcccctctctcctccttccacctcctcctctctcctccttccacctccttCCTTCCACCTCCACCTTtgttccacctcccctctctcctccttccacctcctcccctctctactccttccacctcctccacctccttccacctcctctctactccttccacctccctctctcctccttccacctcccctctccaccttccACCTTTgacctccttcctccttccacctcctccctctctcctcctccacctccttccacctcctccctcactccttgTTCCAccggctccctctctcctccttccaactACTCCCTATCTACTcctttcacctcctctctctcctccttccacctcccctctctcctccttccacctcccctctcccctccttccacctcctccccctcttctccttccacctcctccctctcccctccttccacctcctccctctcttctccttccacctcctccctcactccttgttccacctgctccctctctcctccttccaactACTCCCTATCTactccttccacctcctctctctccaccttccacctcccctctctcctccttccgcctcctccctctctactccctccacctattccctctcttctccttccacctcctccctcactccttgttccacctgctccctctctcctccttccaactACTCCCTATCTactccttccacctcctctctcctccttccaccttccctctctcctccttctacctcctccctctctccacctcccttctctcctccttctacctcctccctctctcctccttccacctcctttctctccaccttccatattctctctctcctctccttccacctcctctctcctccttccacctcctccttccatattctttctctcctctccttccacctcccctctctcctccttccacctcctctctctcctccttccatttCCACTCTCTTTCAGTCAAATATACACACTTTTCGTGCTCATCGTTCCCCTCTTATCAGGGGCAGATTCAGATCTTAGGTGTGAGACCTGGGATACCAGGTGAACGCTGCCCTGGCTAGTCAGCCAGTGAGGAATGAAAACCAGCAGTACTAGAGACCTGGAGGTTTGTATGTGAATATGCCTGACCCTAAAGACTcctactgaacacacacagagataacatCAGCTAGCACAGAGGGGGAGGGGTcgaacaggcacacacacacacacacagagagataaggAAACAGTAGTCTGACGTAAACCAGTGGTGACTAATGCAGTGACGTCTACTAAACAGTCCTATGACCATGGTTAGAATACAGAATGAACAACACACTCCAATGTGTCCTGTTGTTATGTGCTTTCTGTTATGTGCCCTGTTGTGTTCTCATCCCTCTAGTCTTTGGTAGTCGTCTTCCTCCACCTAGTGGTGGTTAACCAACATGCTCCCACAGTGACGAGGCTCTACTGCAGCGCAGCAAGAGAAACGAAGCACACGTTTTAatacctctgggccctggtcaaaaaatATGGCACTATGaattgaatagggtgccatttgtaacGCAAACTATgtgaggtcagagagagaacGGTCTTCATTTCAGCTTCTCTGGAGCTTCCTCCTATGATGTGGACAAGACAACAAACACTGTATGTGAACGATAATAAGGTGCACTTGGAATCTGAAAACACTGCATGTGAAAAACTGCTGAAGTTATGGTCAGAGTTGTCGATAGTGAGCGGGGACATGATGGCACAGTCAATTAGAAGAGTCTCTGAGAAGTTCTGTAGCAAAATAGATTTCATTAAATGACTAGAGGGGCTATGTCAAATAAGCCCTCAGAGTTCCAGAATAGAGTGAAAATGGCAGCCGTTGTGGTCAGGGAGAAAAACCAAAgcagtctaattggaatgaatggcagtaCAGGCATAATCCTGGTTTAATGTATACTGGACAATTTAAGGAAGGAATATGATATATTGGAAATGATGTAATACTGTCAACCTAAAATATTGTCATATATTCATAAATACAGTTTATACGGGTTTTATACAATTTTCAGTTCTTTTTAAAACTAACATATATGTAAACAGACCATcaatgtctacatttgttttctTGGAAAACAGAGTGAtattatatgatacaatatcagtacctgttgcatttacaacttgtCTAAATCCTATCATCAACTGATTTCAGCTGGTATATGGCTGTGGATTGACTGTATTGTTTGAATAgaatgttggcatattggcagTTAATTTGAAACATTTATGGAATCATTCCTCTAAAATTAGCTGGCAAGCTAACACACACAGAGTTCAGAAATTCTTCATCTTCATTATTTGACACtatcttatcacagcactggcaaaccatggttgacaAACTCCCTGGCCAAAATGTCTGACCTTTATCTGTAAGATTTAGacaagttgtaaatgcaacaagtactgCTATTGTATCACTCTATTTTCCAAGAAAACACATGTAGACATTGATGgtctgtttacatatattttagTGTTTGAAATCTTGCAGGCCGAAATCTCTTGAGATGCACCATGTTCGTTTTCAAGTGTCCAAATAGGAAAAAAACGAAACAAACAATACTTAGTAACGAGAATAATATGGCAACTACTCTCTGataataacaaaatatattttaaaaatacatacATTAACAGCATAATAGGGCTACAAGTAAAACTACTGCtccaactactaatacaactaataaaactaagtacctataatatatacataaactcagcagaaaagaaacgtcctctcactgtcaactgcatttattttcagtaaacttaacatgtgtaaatatttgtatgaacattacaagattcaacaactgagacataaactgaacaagttccacagacatgtgactaacaggaATGGAatcatgtgtccctgaacaaagtgggggtcaaaatcaaaagtaacagtcagtatctagtgtggttaccagctgcattaagtactgcagtgcatctcctcctcatggactgcaccagatttgccagttcttgctgcgAGATGTGATCCCACTCTTCCACCGAGTCAcatgcaagttcccagacatttctgggggggaatggccctagccctcaccctccgatccaacaggtctgagacgtgctcaatgggattgagatccagactcttcgctggccatggcagaacactgacattcctgtcttccaggaaatcacacacagaacgagaagtatggctggtggcattgtcatgctggagggtcatgtcaggatgagcctgcaggaagggtaccacatgagggagggggatgtcttccctgtaacgcacagcattgagattgcctgcaatgacaacaagctaagtccgatgatgctgtgacaccccagaccatgacggaccctccacctccaaatcgatcccgctccagaatacaggcctctgtgtaacgctcattccttcgacgataaacgcaaatccgaccatcacccctggtgagacaaaaatgCAACTCAAAAGCGcaactttttgccagtcctgtctggtccagcgacggtgggtttgtgcccataggcaacgttgttgcccgTGGTGTTTGGtgaagacctgccttacaacaggcctacaagccctcagtccagcctctctcagcctattgcggacagtctgagcactgatggagggattgtgcattcctggtgtaactcgggcagttgttgttgccatcctgtacctgtcccgcaggtgtgatgttcggatttaccgatcctgtgcaggtcttgttacacgtggtctgccactgcgaggacgatcagctgtccgtcctgtctccctgtagcaccgtcttaggcgtctcacagtacggacaatgcaatttattgccctggccacatctgcagtcctcatgcctccttgcagcatgcctaaggcacgttcatgcagatgagcagggaccctgggcatctttcttttggtgtttttcagagtcagtagaaaggcctctttagtgtcctaagttttcataactgtgactttaattgctaaccgtctgtaagctgttagtgtcttaacgaccgttccacaggtgcatgttcattcattgtttatggttcattgaacaagcatgggaaacagtgtttaaaccttttacaatgaagatctgtgaagttattttgatttttaagaattatctttgaaagacagtgtcTTGATTAAAAACACAAACTGTTTGTTCTTAAAATTTGAAAAATGGCTCTTAAATTCACTGTGATTCCAGTCAGTTGGGTCTTTGTAGCCGAAAGGTTTTATTCTAACCTCAGGATGTACCCTTGGAATGTGTAATGGCTGCTGTTGTTGAAATAAGTCATGTCAGTCTTGTAAATGTTAGGTGTTCCTTAAATTTAAGTtgatacatttaaaaataaattgtTACCAATGCAATTGTCTTCTGTTTGGGAGTGACAGCCCATTTAGTGATTCAGGCAATGTGTCTTATAATGGCATCATATGAAGGTTCATGcccattctagtattctaattcctaactCTTTCTCTGTCGCACCCTAATAATGGTGAGGTCACTTTGAAGTCATTGTGAGGTCACTTCCTCCCCCTGGTCCACTTCCTACTGACTCCACATAGAATTAGAATGATCAGAACAGACATTCCTGATTAATTCAAACTTTgtggctttggataaaagtgatCTAAGAGCTTTGTACTTTCTACTCATTCTAATTCTACTGCAACAAGTCCTGCTCTGCCGCCATGTTGAGTCAAATATAAAAAGAGTTATGATGAGTCATGTCTCCTCGCTCTAACTCTATGTcacttcctcttcttcttcctcctcgggCAGGTTGCCGGGGCAGGGCTCCATTGTTACTGCGACGGCCATTCCGCTGCGTCCTAGtaacatgttggtgatggacgtCCACTGGTTGGTGTCAGGGCAGTAACTCTCAACACTGGACAGAAACCCTGTGGAGTTAAAACCACctggaggcaggagggagggaggacgagggatggaagggcagagagagggaaacaggatgGGTGAATCCAAGTCTCAGTAGGAGCAACATGGTATATCTGGTTCTAAAGTTGGCCAAACTCTCCAGAGAGATGGCAGGTTTCTCCAGGCTCACCCAGTATGAAGATGCGCCCCTGGTAGATGGTGACCCCGTGAGCGCTGCGGCAGTGCTGCATGGAGGCCACTGGCTCCCACACATCTCTGGTTACACTGTACCTCTCCATGGAGCTGAGCTGGGTATGACCGTCATACCCCCCTACTGCATACAGGTATGagtccacacacaccacacctacacacacacacacacacacacacacacacacacacacacacacacacacacacacacacacacacacacacacacacacacacacacacacacacacacacacacacacacacacacacacaagggagaaacagagagagagagagattatccACACACCTTTAcaggtgtatacacacacacacacacacacacacacacacacacacacacacacacacacacacacacacacacacacacacacacacacacacacagagagagagagagattatcacacacacacacacacacacacacacacacacacacacacacattctcacctAGTCCACTGCGTACAGTGGTCATGGGGGCCAGTTGGTGCCAGGTGTTGGAATCGGGGTGGAACCTCTCTGCTGTGTTCCAGCGGTTCTGGCCGTCGAACCCCCCCACCACATACAGAGACCCCTCGCAACCTGCTACCCCCGCCCCCAGACGGGCTACTGACATGGGGCTCACAAACACCCAGCGGTTCGCCTCTGGGTCATACCTggcagaaagcgagagagagagagaatttatgGTTGTTATTGTCTTAAAGCTGTAATATCTAACTTTTTGGGCGTCCCGACCAAATTTCCATAGAAATGTGACTTAAAGAAAGAacgtctaagaagcagtagatctgttctatgcgtgttatttctatgcttcccattcttaagttttgCTTTTgaatcttttactttcggtttcgTACACCAAtgtcaaacagctgaaaatacaatatttttggttatggaaaagatATTTCACAGAGGTTAAGATGGTTCAaagattctctacactatacttgcttgttttgtcacaaacatTCAAATTAGGCAAACAATTAGAAAGTGTGCGATTTCTGCATAAGTGCAATGCTCATTATCATTGTTATCATCATGACCTGAGTGCATGGGACTGTAGGTGCTGTCAGAGTGTGAGTTAGATAGTATAATTAACTTATTGTATCGGAGCCAGGCAACTTACAGTGGATTAAGATAAAGCTACGTACTTTGTGAGGTGTCTAGTAACAAGTTAGgtgggaggataggagaacagctgagaggagaggcaagggtggatggatggaagaAGGGAAGGAAGATATTTGAAAAAAGGCAGGTTGGACACATCTCTGAGGTATTCTACCAGAGCCACGGGTCCTGTAATGACATTCCGCTGAAGATGATTTCCTACCTTTTAGCCGCTTAGCAGCGAGTTGTGAAGCATTCCCAACCGGATTGACATTCCTTGGAAGCAGGTACCAACACAGTCGGACCAAAGGCTGTCACACTAATTAGTCCCCCACCTCGGGCTCAGGAATTCCTACATTATCTTGGGGAATTTACACTacatctcactctctttctgctctctctcctctcctctacacccccccccttctcctcactatttctctcccccctcctcacctctccacagTGCTATGATGTGTGGACCCCTGGGACCCCCCCACGGCGTAAATGCTCCCGTCCACCACAGCCACCCCCACCCTGTTCCTGGGGGTGTTGAGGGAGGCGTGCTGGCTCCACTGATTGGTCATGGGGTTGTAGCAGCACAGGGAACTGGACTCAGTGTTGTTCTGTAGGGACAGGTTCCTGCCTCCCacctgaggaggagggagagagggagggaagaagagggggaggggttagATAGACAGACAAGGCTGTAAAAAGcaaggtgtgtgcgtgcgttcgtgTACCGTGTAGAGCAGGCCAAACAGCACACAGGAGCCCAGGCCACTGCAGGGAGAGCCCATGTCAGCTAGCTTCAGCCAGATGTTCCTACCAGGGTCATAGGCCTCCATAGAAGACAGAGAGTGCTGCCGATACCTGGGATGGAACACAGGAGGATCAGACAGTACATAACCATAATAGGATTATATCATCATATCCTATCTTCCAATCATCTCATTGTATTGTATCGTGTCCTACGCTCTCCTATCCTACGACACCCCACACCATCCCATCATATGTTTGTAGACTACCCTCCGGCTACGTAGATAAGCTGTGTTCCACGGTGAGGCGCAGGGGGGAGGGGCTTCCTCAACGCCATTTCCTGGAATATCTTAGACAGGAAGTCTCTACAGGAGTTGGCCTGGAATGAAGGAAGGTATCAATCAATCCCAGCAGCCGGTCATAGATGAATAGACGACATAGGTTTCATAGATAGGGACTTGCCTTGCTGAGGATGGGGCAGGACTGGAGCTGTATCTTGATGAACTTGGGAGGCAGAGCGTAGACGTGGAGAGCATTGAGGAGGGCGTGGAGATACGGAGCTCTGCTCTCCACGTCCCATCGCACCCAGTCTGTACAAGCCTTGTACACCTGACATCAAGGGGCTCATGGTCAAACTTTGGCAGGCGGTTATCTTGATTTTCACATAGAAATATGCATATAAGTGAAGTATATAAATATACACCTCAGGATAAACCATGTATAATAGAATAGAAATCAAATCCATACCTCTGACTCACAGAGCACCTTGAGGCTGTCCTGGCTGATGAGCTCCAACAGCTGACAGTGAGACAGACTGAAGAACTCCTCCTCTTTGGTTACCTGGGGTAGGGACAAATAGACGCACAGTCAACACGCgtcacatgctcacacacacagacacaatccgtCAATAAGGCATGTCTATGTCTGACTACGCACACTGTTTTTGTTTACAGGGAAGAGGTGACGTCAGGGGACCCTTCACCAAACAACAGTTGCAGACTTCTCATTGGTCTTATACAACATTGACAAGACTTACCTACCTTGACTTTTTAATAACGTGTCTCTTGTACACGTACTGCTTAACTGATGTGTGTATATAAGGAGGGGGCCTGAGCCTCATGAAGTGCATCATATCTGAAGAGGCATTGTATCAGAATGAGGGGTGCTGTAGCTCTGCTTGtgttgctgttctgtctgtctgggacatggactcaggaggagagtggagggtgttctgtctgtctgggacatggactcaggaggagagtggagggtgttctgtctgtctgggacatggactcaggaggagagtggagggtgttctgtctgtctggggcatggactcaggaggagagtggagggtgttctgtctgtctgggacatggactcaggaggagagtggagggtgttctgtctgtctggggaatggactcaggaggagagaggagggtgttctgtctgtctgggacatggactcaggaggaaagtggagggtgttctgtctgtctggggaatggactcaggaggagagaggagggtgttctgtctgtctgggacatggactcaggaggagagtggagggtgttctgtctgtctggggcatggactcaggaggagagaggagggtgttctgtctgtctggggcatggactcaggaggagagaggagggtgttctgtctgtctggggcatggactcaggaggagagtggagggtgttctgtctgtctgggacatggactcaggaggagagtggagggtgttctgtctgtctggggaatggactcaggaggagagaggagggtgttctgtctgtctggggcatggactcaggaggagagtggagggtgttctgtctgtctggggaatggactcaggaggagagaggagggtgttctgtctgtctgggacatggactcaggaggaaagtggagggtgttctgtctgtctggggcatggactcaggaggagagtggagggtgttctgtctgtctgggacatggactcaggaggagagtggagggtgttctgtctgtctggggaatggactcaggaggagagtggagggtgttctgtctgtctggggaatggactcaggaggagataggagggtgttctgtctgtctggggaatggactcaggaggagataggagggtgttctgtctgtctgggacatggactca encodes:
- the keap1a gene encoding kelch-like ECH-associated protein 1A, producing the protein MVMDGSYNHQIGQTEGMLCPRKKRLTRDADFSAIAVPSMRGSGYLDYTIETHPSRALQAMEDFRRHEMLCDITLHVTYKDTTVDFKVHKVVLASCSPYFKAMFTSSFKECHASEVTLRDVCPLVVGRLIDFAYTSRITVGEKCVLHLLLAAMRYQIEDVAKACCDYLTKNLEPANVIGIARFAEEIGCTELHLRSREYINTHFNEVTKEEEFFSLSHCQLLELISQDSLKVLCESEVYKACTDWVRWDVESRAPYLHALLNALHVYALPPKFIKIQLQSCPILSKANSCRDFLSKIFQEMALRKPLPPAPHRGTQLIYVAGGYRQHSLSSMEAYDPGRNIWLKLADMGSPCSGLGSCVLFGLLYTVGGRNLSLQNNTESSSLCCYNPMTNQWSQHASLNTPRNRVGVAVVDGSIYAVGGSQGSTHHSTVERYDPEANRWVFVSPMSVARLGAGVAGCEGSLYVVGGFDGQNRWNTAERFHPDSNTWHQLAPMTTVRSGLGVVCVDSYLYAVGGYDGHTQLSSMERYSVTRDVWEPVASMQHCRSAHGVTIYQGRIFILGGFNSTGFLSSVESYCPDTNQWTSITNMLLGRSGMAVAVTMEPCPGNLPEEEEEEEVT